ATTGCCACCCCCGCGGAGTCCCTGTCGGGCGATGGCTCGCTCGACGCCGCGACCGCCACCCTGATCCCCTACTTTGCTTGGAACAACCGCGGCGCCGGCTCGATGGCGGTGTGGCTGCCGGACAACGCCCAGACGCTCCGCGACGGCGCGCTGCAGATCGACGACAACGCCCAACGCTTCGCCTCCGCCCAGGCGACGCACACCTTCGACCAGGACAGCGTGCAGGCGATGATCGACGGGCGGCTGCCCAAGCACTCGTTCGACACCTCCCTCCCGCGCTGGACCAGCTGGCCCCGGCGGGGCGAGCCGCAGACGCTCACCGTTCAGCTCAAGCAGCCCACGCCGCTGCGGACCGTGCAGGTCTACTGGTACGACGACCACGGCGGCGTCCAGGTCCCCGAGCGGTGGGTTCTCGAGGTCCCCGCCGGCGACGACTGGGCGCCGTTCAAGCTCTACAACACCGACAACTACAGCGTCACGCCCGACCAGTTCAACGTGGTGCACCCGGCCGAGCCGATCACGGTCGAGCGGCTGCGGCTGCGTGTCTGGCCCCAACCGGACGCCGCGGCGGGCGTCCTGGAGCTGGTGGTGGAGCCCGAATCCGACTAGCAGCGATCTATTCGCCCGATCGGCCGCCCCGCGCTACAATGGACCGTATGCACCGCCCCCTGCTCGCAGCCGCCGCCCTGCTCGTCCTGTCCTTTCCCGCCGCGGCCGACGTCGTGGTGATCTCCAACCGCACGCGCGAAACCGTTCCGGTCACCATCTCGCCGACCGGCGGCAAGCCCTACCGCCTGCAGCTCACCAGCGGGCAGGTGGTGCCGCTGTTCAGCGACACGCCGCTGCACGCCAATTTCAACACGCAGTCGGGCGTCAACGGCTTCAAGCTGGACGCCAACAGCGCGTACTACTTCGGCCAGACCGACCAGGGCCTGCAGCTGCACCTCATCGGGCTGGGCGAAGCCGGCTCGCACGCGCGGCCGCTGCCGGGCGGCGGGCGCACCACGCCGGCGGGAGTGGTGGACGTGAAAATCTGTGTCGACGAGGAGGAGCCCCTCCGCCGCGAGCAGTGGATCGCCAAGCTCCGCCGGCGGGTCGACATGGCCTCGCTGATCATGCTCAGCCACTCCGGCATGACGTTCCGTGTGGTGTCCACCGGCAGCTGGAACTCCGATAACGACACCAACGACTTCACCAAATCGCTCAAGGAGTTGGAAGAGGAAGTCCCACGCATCGGCGACACCCTCGTCATCGGATTTACCAGTCAGTACCAGGTGGTCCGCGGCCGCACGCACCTGGGGGGCACGCGGGGGCCGCTCAGCTCGCACATCCTCCTCCGCGAGTGGTCGCAGCACGTGTCCGAACGCGAGCGGCTGGAGCTGCTGGTCCACGAGCTGGGCCACTACCTGGGCGCCAGCCACAGCCCCGAGCCCGACAGCGTCATGCGCCCCGTGCTGGGCGACCGCCAGAGCCGCCAGACGGGCTTCGGCATCCGCTTCGACCCGGTCAACACGCTCATCATGTCGATGGTCGGCGAGGAGGTCCGCCGCCGCGGGGCCAAGACCTTCCCCGACCTCTCCGAGCCGACCCTCTCGCGGCTCAACCAGATCTACACCGCGCTCTCCAAGACGCTGCCGCAAGACTCGTCCGCCGCCCGCTTCGCCGCCCGCACGCAGACCGCCAAGGGGTCGTCGACCAGCGAGCTCGCCAAGCTGGTCGTGCAGTCGATCACCCAGAGCGGCCAGGCCAACCAGCGCCTGCCAGAGGCCGGACGCCTGACCGGCGACGACCTGACCGATGAGCTGGTCCGCAACGCGGCGGCCGACACCGCGGTGCTGCGGGACCGCGGGCGGAAGCCGCTCCTGCTGGGGCTCGGCATCGCGCTGGACGACACGCTCGTCCTCGGCAGCCTCCCCGCGACCGGCCAACTGGTCCGCGAGGCCGACCCACCGGGAGCGCTCGCCAAGCGGGCGCCGACCATCTGCCAGGCCACCATGTGCGGCCGGAACGACCTGCTCAAGCATTTCTTCGTGTCCGCCGCGCTGACCGCCGCCACCGACGCCAACCAGGCCCACGCGATCGGTGTTGCGAAAGAAATCTTCGATTCCAACCGCAAGAGCGGCTTCAGCTTCGTCGACCTGGCCGCCGACCGCGCCGGCGTCCGCTTCGCTCAGGCGGTGCTGTCCGGCGAGCTGTCGGCCATCGACATCGCCGACGACTTCACCTGCTACGCGTTCATGCCGGCATTCGCCGACCTGCCCGAGGGCCTGTCGGCTGCCGAGTTCCAGCAGCAGTACGGCAGCCCCACCGACGCCCGCTACCTCGCGCTCATCCGCGAGATCGACGAGCGGATCGATCAGCTCACCGGGTACGATTGAGCCGCGGCCGGCAGCGGTCACACCAGTTCTGGCCGGTTTGTTTTGTCCACAAACACTGCGAAGGGGACAAAACCCGGGCCATAACTCCCCCCCTGTTCTCCGTAAGTGCTTTTCAATTAAGCCATTACGCCATCCCCTCCGATTTGGCCGCTGGGGGTTTTGTCCGATTCTGTGCGCGCCGATGGGACAATACCCCACCGGCTTCTCGCCTCGTCGAGATTGTCCGTGACACCGACATAGGGGCAGAGAATCGCAATCGATTCTCTTCTCGGTCAAACCTCACCGCGCAGCAGCCTACGCCTCACCGGCAATGGGTGGGTAATCGGCTGCCCCCTCATTAGACCGCGCGAGGTGGCCGGTTTCAGCAACAAAGCCGAACCGACGAGAGAAAGCCGCCCCCGGTTCTCGAAACCGGGAAAAACCACCCGGTCGCCTCGTCGGTAACGTTGAGATACCCGTGAGTTCTGAGCGGCCCATCGGTAGGCACACTTCTACGGGGCGCCCCGGCCCGCCTATCCTGCGTCATGAAACAAGGTCATGCTTCTAGGCGTAGATTTGCCACACCACACTCGACGAGCCCCTGATGCCCAAGCACTACTGCGGGCCCCTCGGCCTGATCATGATCGCCGCGGTCTGCTCACCGGCGCCGGCGGCCGCCCCTCCCGAGGGCGCGGTCCGCGTCGCGACGTACAACATCTCGTTCTACCGCGACGCGGCGGGCGAGCTGGAAACCGAACTCCGCGGCGGCGCGTCCTCGCAGGCGAAGCAGATCGCGGAGGTCATCCAACGCGTCCGCCCCGACCTGCTGCTGCTGAACGAGATCGACTACACGGCGGACGGCGCAGTGGTCGACCTGTTCCGCCAGCGGTACCTGCGGCAGCCCCAGAACGGCCAGCAGCCGATCGACTACCCACACACCTACACCGCCCCGGTCAACACGGGCGTGCCGACGCCGTTCGACCTGGACCGCGACGGCCGCACCGGCGGCCCGGCCGACTGCCAGGGGTTCGGACGCTACCCGGGGCAGTACGGCATGGCCGTGCTCTCGCGGCTGCCGATCGACCGCGAGCACGCCCGAACGTTCCAGCAGCTCCTGTGGCGTGACCTGCCCGGCGCCAAGCTGCCAGCCGACCCAACGTCGGGCGAGCCGTACTACTCGGGCGAGGAACTCGCGCGGCTGAGGCTCTCGTCGAAGAGCCACTGGGACGTGCCGGTCACGCTGCCGGGCGGCGGGCGGCTGCACCTGCTCTGCTCGCACCCCACGCCGCCGGCGTTCGACGGACCCGAGGACCGCAACGGCTGCCGCAACCACGACGAGATCCGGCTGATCGCCGACTACCTCACCCCAGGCCGCTCGGGGTACGTGGTCGACGACAACGGCCGGCGGGGCGGTCTGCCGGCGGACGCGTTGTTCGTCGTGCTGGGCGACCTGAACGCCGACCCGCACGACGCCGGGGGCAAAGAGCTCGGCGCCATCCAGCAGCTGCTGGAGCACCCGCGGGTCAACGCCACGCGGCCGCCGACGAGCCGCGGCGCCGTGCTCGCAAGCCAGGCCCACCCCGACCTCAACCGAGACCAGCACGGCCCCGCCGCGGAGGACACCGCCAACTTCAGCGGCGACGACTTCAACAACCTGCGGGTCGACTACGCCCTGCCGTCACGCGACCTGGTGGTTGTCGGGGGCGGCGTGTTCTGGCCGCCCCCCGGCGAGCCGGGCGCCGCAGCAATCAACGCGACCGACCACCGGCTGGTGTGGATCGACGTGCGCACCAACAAGGACGACTAACATCGACAGTCGCCAAGGCGCCAATCACCGGGCCGCGCCCCTTCGGGAGCATCCAGTAGCTGCAAGTTGCCAAGACGCTTTGGCGCACGGCTAACGTACGGTCAAGCGTCGCTCTTCAGGCATTGCCCTCCGGCCGCTCCCTGACGGCCACGGTTCGAGAACGAACGGGCGGCCGGCTGTGTTGAGGCTGCCGCTTGTGGGGGCTACCGCTGCACGCG
This genomic interval from Posidoniimonas corsicana contains the following:
- a CDS encoding M12 family metallo-peptidase, whose amino-acid sequence is MHRPLLAAAALLVLSFPAAADVVVISNRTRETVPVTISPTGGKPYRLQLTSGQVVPLFSDTPLHANFNTQSGVNGFKLDANSAYYFGQTDQGLQLHLIGLGEAGSHARPLPGGGRTTPAGVVDVKICVDEEEPLRREQWIAKLRRRVDMASLIMLSHSGMTFRVVSTGSWNSDNDTNDFTKSLKELEEEVPRIGDTLVIGFTSQYQVVRGRTHLGGTRGPLSSHILLREWSQHVSERERLELLVHELGHYLGASHSPEPDSVMRPVLGDRQSRQTGFGIRFDPVNTLIMSMVGEEVRRRGAKTFPDLSEPTLSRLNQIYTALSKTLPQDSSAARFAARTQTAKGSSTSELAKLVVQSITQSGQANQRLPEAGRLTGDDLTDELVRNAAADTAVLRDRGRKPLLLGLGIALDDTLVLGSLPATGQLVREADPPGALAKRAPTICQATMCGRNDLLKHFFVSAALTAATDANQAHAIGVAKEIFDSNRKSGFSFVDLAADRAGVRFAQAVLSGELSAIDIADDFTCYAFMPAFADLPEGLSAAEFQQQYGSPTDARYLALIREIDERIDQLTGYD
- a CDS encoding endonuclease/exonuclease/phosphatase family protein, producing the protein MPKHYCGPLGLIMIAAVCSPAPAAAPPEGAVRVATYNISFYRDAAGELETELRGGASSQAKQIAEVIQRVRPDLLLLNEIDYTADGAVVDLFRQRYLRQPQNGQQPIDYPHTYTAPVNTGVPTPFDLDRDGRTGGPADCQGFGRYPGQYGMAVLSRLPIDREHARTFQQLLWRDLPGAKLPADPTSGEPYYSGEELARLRLSSKSHWDVPVTLPGGGRLHLLCSHPTPPAFDGPEDRNGCRNHDEIRLIADYLTPGRSGYVVDDNGRRGGLPADALFVVLGDLNADPHDAGGKELGAIQQLLEHPRVNATRPPTSRGAVLASQAHPDLNRDQHGPAAEDTANFSGDDFNNLRVDYALPSRDLVVVGGGVFWPPPGEPGAAAINATDHRLVWIDVRTNKDD